A genome region from Physeter macrocephalus isolate SW-GA chromosome 4, ASM283717v5, whole genome shotgun sequence includes the following:
- the CD55 gene encoding complement decay-accelerating factor isoform X2 has protein sequence MSPARRSAPVVLRLLGGLAPPLLLLLRPPAASGDCSLPPDVPNAQPALGSLTSFPKQSTVTYKCNEGFVKVPGKADTVVCLNNKWSEVAEFCNRSCDVPTRLLFASLKKSYTKQNYFPEGSTVEYDCRLGFIRNHSLSGKLTCLQNFTWSKPDEFCKKKSCANPREIKNGHVSITRDLLFGSSIHFSCNTGYKLVGATSSYCSLAGNTVDWSDPFPECQEILCPEPPEVDHGMIENEQSSYAYRQSVTYKCMKGFALHGESSIYCTVKDDQGEWSGPPPECKETFQIYKLTPAVQKPTRVHVPATKAPSSPQKSTTVNVSGTEAPPTFQKPSTVKVSVTEAPPTFQKPTTVKVSATEAPPTPQKPTTVKVSATEAPPTPQKPTTVKVSATEAPPTPQKPTTVKVSATEAPPTPQKPTTVKVSATEAPPPPQKPTTVNVPATEVSSAPQKPSTANDSATVAPNSPISNTVSTAAQNPIMANASASQATPTTQRFTKAKSSLTQNLRATQKSTAVHTPVTKSLHATQRLTSAHVTATRSPAVPRTTAHFHATSTPKGGGSSPSVASIIASGCVAGIIIIGTIILVKIFWGSGKSGSYYTHENHKALNVKFHNLTGDATEVRPSINLQQDIYV, from the exons ATGAGTCCCGCGCGGCGGAGCGCCCCCGTGGTGCTGCGCCTACTGGGCGGGCTGGCGCCGCCGCTGCTGCTACTCCTGCGTCCTCCGGCTGCGTCGG gTGACTGCAGCCTTCCCCCAGATGTACCTAATGCCCAACCAGCTTTGGGATCTCTTACAAGTTTTCCCAAACAAAGCACAGTAACATACAAATGCAACGAAGGCTTTGTGAAAGTTCCTGGCAAGGCAGACACAGTGGTCTGTCTGAATAATAAATGGTCAGAGGTTGCAGAATTTTGTAATC GTAGCTGTGATGTTCCAACCAGGCTACTTTTTGCATCTCTCAAAAAGTCTTATACCAAACAGAATTATTTCCCAGAAGGTTCCACTGTAGAATATGATTGCCGTTTGGGCTTCATAAGAAACCATTCTCTCTCAGGAAAACTAACTTGCCTTCAGAATTTTACGTGGTCCAAACCTGATGAATTTTGTAAAA AAAAATCATGTGCTAaccctagagaaataaaaaatggtcATGTCAGTATAACACGTGACCTATTATTTGGATCGTCCATCCATTTTTCATGTAATACAGG GTACAAATTAGTTGGTGCAACTTCTAGTTACTGTTCTCTTGCGGGAAATACTGTTGACTGGAGTGATCCATTTCCAGAATGCCAAG aaattttatgtCCAGAACCACCAGAAGTTGACCATGGAATGattgaaaatgaacaaagcagtTATGCATATAGACAATCTGTaacatataaatgtatgaaaGGCTTCGCCCTGCATGGAGAGAGCTCTATCTATTGTACTGTGAAAGATGACCAAGGAGAGTGGAGTGGCCCCCCACCTGAATGCAAAG AAACTTTTCAAATTTACAAACTCACACCAGCAGTTCAGAAACCCACCAGAGTACATGTTCCAGCTACCAAAGCCCCATCATCTCCTCAGAAATCCACCACTGTAAATGTTTCAGGTACAGAAGCCCCACCAACTTTTCAGAAACCCAGCACTGTAAAAGTTTCAGTTACAGAAGCCCCACCAACTTTTCAGAAACCCACCACTGTAAAAGTTTCAGCTACAGAAGCCCCACCAACTCCTCAGAAACCCACCACTGTAAAAGTTTCAGCTACAGAAGCCCCACCAACTCCTCAGAAACCCACCACTGTAAAAGTTTCAGCTACAGAAGCCCCACCAACTCCTCAGAAACCCACCACTGTAAAAGTTTCAGCTACAGAAGCCCCACCAACTCCTCAGAAACCCACCACTGTAAAAGTTTCAGCTACAGAAGCCCCACCACCTCCTCAGAAACCCACCACTGTAAATGTTCCAGCTACAGAAGTCTCATCAGCTCCTCAGAAACCTTCCACAGCAAATGATTCAGCCACAGTAGCCCCAAATTCCCCCATATCAAACACTGTCTCTACAGCAGCTCAGAATCCCATCATGGCAAATGCTTCTGCATCACAGGCCACACCAACAACCCAAAGATTCACCAAGGCAAAATCTTCACTTACACAGAATCTTAGAGCAACACAAAAGTCCACTGCTGTACATACCCCAGTGACCAAGAGTCTCCATGCAACACAAAGATTGACCTCTGCTCATGTTACAGCAACAAGGAGTCCAGCTGTTCCCAGGACAACCGCACATTTTCATGCAACAAGCACACCTAAAGGAGGAGGAAGCTCTCCTTCAG ttgctaGCATCATTGCATCGG GATGTGTTGCTGGTATTATAATAATTGGTACCATAATTCTAGTCAAAATTTTCTGGGGCAGTGGAAAATCAGG CTCTTACTATACACATGAGAACCACAAAGCACTTAATGTTAAGTTTCATAATTTGACTGGTGATGCTACGGAAGTAAGACCTTCTATTAATTTACAACAG gacATATATGTATGA
- the CD55 gene encoding complement decay-accelerating factor isoform X4, with amino-acid sequence MSPARRSAPVVLRLLGGLAPPLLLLLRPPAASGDCSLPPDVPNAQPALGSLTSFPKQSTVTYKCNEGFVKVPGKADTVVCLNNKWSEVAEFCNRSCDVPTRLLFASLKKSYTKQNYFPEGSTVEYDCRLGFIRNHSLSGKLTCLQNFTWSKPDEFCKKKSCANPREIKNGHVSITRDLLFGSSIHFSCNTGYKLVGATSSYCSLAGNTVDWSDPFPECQEILCPEPPEVDHGMIENEQSSYAYRQSVTYKCMKGFALHGESSIYCTVKDDQGEWSGPPPECKETFQIYKLTPAVQKPTRVHVPATKAPSSPQKSTTVNVSGTEAPPTFQKPSTVKVSVTEAPPTFQKPTTVKVSATEAPPTPQKPTTVKVSATEAPPTPQKPTTVKVSATEAPPTPQKPTTVKVSATEAPPTPQKPTTVKVSATEAPPPPQKPTTVNVPATEVSSAPQKPSTANDSATVAPNSPISNTVSTAAQNPIMANASASQATPTTQRFTKAKSSLTQNLRATQKSTAVHTPVTKSLHATQRLTSAHVTATRSPAVPRTTAHFHATSTPKGGGSSPSVASIIASALTIHMRTTKHLMLSFII; translated from the exons ATGAGTCCCGCGCGGCGGAGCGCCCCCGTGGTGCTGCGCCTACTGGGCGGGCTGGCGCCGCCGCTGCTGCTACTCCTGCGTCCTCCGGCTGCGTCGG gTGACTGCAGCCTTCCCCCAGATGTACCTAATGCCCAACCAGCTTTGGGATCTCTTACAAGTTTTCCCAAACAAAGCACAGTAACATACAAATGCAACGAAGGCTTTGTGAAAGTTCCTGGCAAGGCAGACACAGTGGTCTGTCTGAATAATAAATGGTCAGAGGTTGCAGAATTTTGTAATC GTAGCTGTGATGTTCCAACCAGGCTACTTTTTGCATCTCTCAAAAAGTCTTATACCAAACAGAATTATTTCCCAGAAGGTTCCACTGTAGAATATGATTGCCGTTTGGGCTTCATAAGAAACCATTCTCTCTCAGGAAAACTAACTTGCCTTCAGAATTTTACGTGGTCCAAACCTGATGAATTTTGTAAAA AAAAATCATGTGCTAaccctagagaaataaaaaatggtcATGTCAGTATAACACGTGACCTATTATTTGGATCGTCCATCCATTTTTCATGTAATACAGG GTACAAATTAGTTGGTGCAACTTCTAGTTACTGTTCTCTTGCGGGAAATACTGTTGACTGGAGTGATCCATTTCCAGAATGCCAAG aaattttatgtCCAGAACCACCAGAAGTTGACCATGGAATGattgaaaatgaacaaagcagtTATGCATATAGACAATCTGTaacatataaatgtatgaaaGGCTTCGCCCTGCATGGAGAGAGCTCTATCTATTGTACTGTGAAAGATGACCAAGGAGAGTGGAGTGGCCCCCCACCTGAATGCAAAG AAACTTTTCAAATTTACAAACTCACACCAGCAGTTCAGAAACCCACCAGAGTACATGTTCCAGCTACCAAAGCCCCATCATCTCCTCAGAAATCCACCACTGTAAATGTTTCAGGTACAGAAGCCCCACCAACTTTTCAGAAACCCAGCACTGTAAAAGTTTCAGTTACAGAAGCCCCACCAACTTTTCAGAAACCCACCACTGTAAAAGTTTCAGCTACAGAAGCCCCACCAACTCCTCAGAAACCCACCACTGTAAAAGTTTCAGCTACAGAAGCCCCACCAACTCCTCAGAAACCCACCACTGTAAAAGTTTCAGCTACAGAAGCCCCACCAACTCCTCAGAAACCCACCACTGTAAAAGTTTCAGCTACAGAAGCCCCACCAACTCCTCAGAAACCCACCACTGTAAAAGTTTCAGCTACAGAAGCCCCACCACCTCCTCAGAAACCCACCACTGTAAATGTTCCAGCTACAGAAGTCTCATCAGCTCCTCAGAAACCTTCCACAGCAAATGATTCAGCCACAGTAGCCCCAAATTCCCCCATATCAAACACTGTCTCTACAGCAGCTCAGAATCCCATCATGGCAAATGCTTCTGCATCACAGGCCACACCAACAACCCAAAGATTCACCAAGGCAAAATCTTCACTTACACAGAATCTTAGAGCAACACAAAAGTCCACTGCTGTACATACCCCAGTGACCAAGAGTCTCCATGCAACACAAAGATTGACCTCTGCTCATGTTACAGCAACAAGGAGTCCAGCTGTTCCCAGGACAACCGCACATTTTCATGCAACAAGCACACCTAAAGGAGGAGGAAGCTCTCCTTCAG ttgctaGCATCATTGCATCGG CTCTTACTATACACATGAGAACCACAAAGCACTTAATGTTAAGTTTCATAATTTGA
- the CD55 gene encoding complement decay-accelerating factor isoform X1 produces MSPARRSAPVVLRLLGGLAPPLLLLLRPPAASGDCSLPPDVPNAQPALGSLTSFPKQSTVTYKCNEGFVKVPGKADTVVCLNNKWSEVAEFCNRSCDVPTRLLFASLKKSYTKQNYFPEGSTVEYDCRLGFIRNHSLSGKLTCLQNFTWSKPDEFCKKKSCANPREIKNGHVSITRDLLFGSSIHFSCNTGYKLVGATSSYCSLAGNTVDWSDPFPECQEILCPEPPEVDHGMIENEQSSYAYRQSVTYKCMKGFALHGESSIYCTVKDDQGEWSGPPPECKETFQIYKLTPAVQKPTRVHVPATKAPSSPQKSTTVNVSGTEAPPTFQKPSTVKVSVTEAPPTFQKPTTVKVSATEAPPTPQKPTTVKVSATEAPPTPQKPTTVKVSATEAPPTPQKPTTVKVSATEAPPTPQKPTTVKVSATEAPPPPQKPTTVNVPATEVSSAPQKPSTANDSATVAPNSPISNTVSTAAQNPIMANASASQATPTTQRFTKAKSSLTQNLRATQKSTAVHTPVTKSLHATQRLTSAHVTATRSPAVPRTTAHFHATSTPKGGGSSPSVASIIASGKCGSLAVNRTCPRFRMCNLCSWKITLSFKCLRNTTKIQCLWVPKRKQVNAFYRCVLYYHQVLGMFLSIPHHVLVPR; encoded by the exons ATGAGTCCCGCGCGGCGGAGCGCCCCCGTGGTGCTGCGCCTACTGGGCGGGCTGGCGCCGCCGCTGCTGCTACTCCTGCGTCCTCCGGCTGCGTCGG gTGACTGCAGCCTTCCCCCAGATGTACCTAATGCCCAACCAGCTTTGGGATCTCTTACAAGTTTTCCCAAACAAAGCACAGTAACATACAAATGCAACGAAGGCTTTGTGAAAGTTCCTGGCAAGGCAGACACAGTGGTCTGTCTGAATAATAAATGGTCAGAGGTTGCAGAATTTTGTAATC GTAGCTGTGATGTTCCAACCAGGCTACTTTTTGCATCTCTCAAAAAGTCTTATACCAAACAGAATTATTTCCCAGAAGGTTCCACTGTAGAATATGATTGCCGTTTGGGCTTCATAAGAAACCATTCTCTCTCAGGAAAACTAACTTGCCTTCAGAATTTTACGTGGTCCAAACCTGATGAATTTTGTAAAA AAAAATCATGTGCTAaccctagagaaataaaaaatggtcATGTCAGTATAACACGTGACCTATTATTTGGATCGTCCATCCATTTTTCATGTAATACAGG GTACAAATTAGTTGGTGCAACTTCTAGTTACTGTTCTCTTGCGGGAAATACTGTTGACTGGAGTGATCCATTTCCAGAATGCCAAG aaattttatgtCCAGAACCACCAGAAGTTGACCATGGAATGattgaaaatgaacaaagcagtTATGCATATAGACAATCTGTaacatataaatgtatgaaaGGCTTCGCCCTGCATGGAGAGAGCTCTATCTATTGTACTGTGAAAGATGACCAAGGAGAGTGGAGTGGCCCCCCACCTGAATGCAAAG AAACTTTTCAAATTTACAAACTCACACCAGCAGTTCAGAAACCCACCAGAGTACATGTTCCAGCTACCAAAGCCCCATCATCTCCTCAGAAATCCACCACTGTAAATGTTTCAGGTACAGAAGCCCCACCAACTTTTCAGAAACCCAGCACTGTAAAAGTTTCAGTTACAGAAGCCCCACCAACTTTTCAGAAACCCACCACTGTAAAAGTTTCAGCTACAGAAGCCCCACCAACTCCTCAGAAACCCACCACTGTAAAAGTTTCAGCTACAGAAGCCCCACCAACTCCTCAGAAACCCACCACTGTAAAAGTTTCAGCTACAGAAGCCCCACCAACTCCTCAGAAACCCACCACTGTAAAAGTTTCAGCTACAGAAGCCCCACCAACTCCTCAGAAACCCACCACTGTAAAAGTTTCAGCTACAGAAGCCCCACCACCTCCTCAGAAACCCACCACTGTAAATGTTCCAGCTACAGAAGTCTCATCAGCTCCTCAGAAACCTTCCACAGCAAATGATTCAGCCACAGTAGCCCCAAATTCCCCCATATCAAACACTGTCTCTACAGCAGCTCAGAATCCCATCATGGCAAATGCTTCTGCATCACAGGCCACACCAACAACCCAAAGATTCACCAAGGCAAAATCTTCACTTACACAGAATCTTAGAGCAACACAAAAGTCCACTGCTGTACATACCCCAGTGACCAAGAGTCTCCATGCAACACAAAGATTGACCTCTGCTCATGTTACAGCAACAAGGAGTCCAGCTGTTCCCAGGACAACCGCACATTTTCATGCAACAAGCACACCTAAAGGAGGAGGAAGCTCTCCTTCAG ttgctaGCATCATTGCATCGGGTAAGTGTGGCTCTCTGGCAGTTAACAGAACTTGTCCTCGCTTTCGGATGTGTAATCTATGTTCCTGGAAAATTACATTGTCTTTTAAATGTCTTAGGAATACTACTAAAATACAGTGTTTATGGGTGCCAAAGAGAAAACAGGTAAATGCATTTTATCGATGTGTTTTGTACTACCATCAGGTACTTGGTATGTTCCTAAGTATTCCCCACCATGTTCTTGTTCCAAGGTAA
- the CD55 gene encoding complement decay-accelerating factor isoform X3 has translation MSPARRSAPVVLRLLGGLAPPLLLLLRPPAASGDCSLPPDVPNAQPALGSLTSFPKQSTVTYKCNEGFVKVPGKADTVVCLNNKWSEVAEFCNRSCDVPTRLLFASLKKSYTKQNYFPEGSTVEYDCRLGFIRNHSLSGKLTCLQNFTWSKPDEFCKKKSCANPREIKNGHVSITRDLLFGSSIHFSCNTGYKLVGATSSYCSLAGNTVDWSDPFPECQEILCPEPPEVDHGMIENEQSSYAYRQSVTYKCMKGFALHGESSIYCTVKDDQGEWSGPPPECKETFQIYKLTPAVQKPTRVHVPATKAPSSPQKSTTVNVSGTEAPPTFQKPSTVKVSVTEAPPTFQKPTTVKVSATEAPPTPQKPTTVKVSATEAPPTPQKPTTVKVSATEAPPTPQKPTTVKVSATEAPPTPQKPTTVKVSATEAPPPPQKPTTVNVPATEVSSAPQKPSTANDSATVAPNSPISNTVSTAAQNPIMANASASQATPTTQRFTKAKSSLTQNLRATQKSTAVHTPVTKSLHATQRLTSAHVTATRSPAVPRTTAHFHATSTPKGGGSSPSVASIIASVRRWPSTSQEKGPHQKLTMLAGTLTLASTF, from the exons ATGAGTCCCGCGCGGCGGAGCGCCCCCGTGGTGCTGCGCCTACTGGGCGGGCTGGCGCCGCCGCTGCTGCTACTCCTGCGTCCTCCGGCTGCGTCGG gTGACTGCAGCCTTCCCCCAGATGTACCTAATGCCCAACCAGCTTTGGGATCTCTTACAAGTTTTCCCAAACAAAGCACAGTAACATACAAATGCAACGAAGGCTTTGTGAAAGTTCCTGGCAAGGCAGACACAGTGGTCTGTCTGAATAATAAATGGTCAGAGGTTGCAGAATTTTGTAATC GTAGCTGTGATGTTCCAACCAGGCTACTTTTTGCATCTCTCAAAAAGTCTTATACCAAACAGAATTATTTCCCAGAAGGTTCCACTGTAGAATATGATTGCCGTTTGGGCTTCATAAGAAACCATTCTCTCTCAGGAAAACTAACTTGCCTTCAGAATTTTACGTGGTCCAAACCTGATGAATTTTGTAAAA AAAAATCATGTGCTAaccctagagaaataaaaaatggtcATGTCAGTATAACACGTGACCTATTATTTGGATCGTCCATCCATTTTTCATGTAATACAGG GTACAAATTAGTTGGTGCAACTTCTAGTTACTGTTCTCTTGCGGGAAATACTGTTGACTGGAGTGATCCATTTCCAGAATGCCAAG aaattttatgtCCAGAACCACCAGAAGTTGACCATGGAATGattgaaaatgaacaaagcagtTATGCATATAGACAATCTGTaacatataaatgtatgaaaGGCTTCGCCCTGCATGGAGAGAGCTCTATCTATTGTACTGTGAAAGATGACCAAGGAGAGTGGAGTGGCCCCCCACCTGAATGCAAAG AAACTTTTCAAATTTACAAACTCACACCAGCAGTTCAGAAACCCACCAGAGTACATGTTCCAGCTACCAAAGCCCCATCATCTCCTCAGAAATCCACCACTGTAAATGTTTCAGGTACAGAAGCCCCACCAACTTTTCAGAAACCCAGCACTGTAAAAGTTTCAGTTACAGAAGCCCCACCAACTTTTCAGAAACCCACCACTGTAAAAGTTTCAGCTACAGAAGCCCCACCAACTCCTCAGAAACCCACCACTGTAAAAGTTTCAGCTACAGAAGCCCCACCAACTCCTCAGAAACCCACCACTGTAAAAGTTTCAGCTACAGAAGCCCCACCAACTCCTCAGAAACCCACCACTGTAAAAGTTTCAGCTACAGAAGCCCCACCAACTCCTCAGAAACCCACCACTGTAAAAGTTTCAGCTACAGAAGCCCCACCACCTCCTCAGAAACCCACCACTGTAAATGTTCCAGCTACAGAAGTCTCATCAGCTCCTCAGAAACCTTCCACAGCAAATGATTCAGCCACAGTAGCCCCAAATTCCCCCATATCAAACACTGTCTCTACAGCAGCTCAGAATCCCATCATGGCAAATGCTTCTGCATCACAGGCCACACCAACAACCCAAAGATTCACCAAGGCAAAATCTTCACTTACACAGAATCTTAGAGCAACACAAAAGTCCACTGCTGTACATACCCCAGTGACCAAGAGTCTCCATGCAACACAAAGATTGACCTCTGCTCATGTTACAGCAACAAGGAGTCCAGCTGTTCCCAGGACAACCGCACATTTTCATGCAACAAGCACACCTAAAGGAGGAGGAAGCTCTCCTTCAG ttgctaGCATCATTGCATCGG